Genomic window (Ureibacillus composti):
TGAGTATTTGGGTCGTCCGTTGAAGATCCAGTAAAGAAATAAACTCCTGGTACTTTTTGTACATAGTACGAAAAATCTTCACTCGCCGTCACCGGGGGAATATCCATTAGTTTTAATCCTCTAATACGCAACGCAGCTTTAACGATTTCTGCTTCTTTCTCTGAATTAACTAATGCTGGATAACCATATTCATAATCTAGTTCATATGTTGCCCCATAAGACCTTGTTACATAACCAATGATTTCTTTGAAATATTTTTCTACTCTTTCCCTCTGAGCTTGATTAAACGTACGAATCGTACCTGTAAGGATAGCCTCTGAAGGAATAACATTTTGTGCAACACCAGAGCTAAACCTGGTAAAAGCAGCGACTACAGGCTCTGCAGGATTTAATTTTTGATTCAAAAATACAAGACTTTGAATCACAATGATTGACCCAATTACGATAGGGTTTGACGCAGTATGTGGAGAGGATGAATGCCCCCCAAACCCTTTAATTTTTAAAGCAAAGTTATCAATTGAAGTTGTTGCATTCCCTTTTGGCACTGCAAAATTCCCTAATTTAATAGAAGATAGAACATGATTTCCGAAAATATAGTCAACCCCTCTTAATGCACCTTCTTTAATCATTTTGATAGCCCCACCTGGTGGTTGTTCTTCCGCAGGTTGAAAAATAAAGACAACCGTTCCATTCAGTTCGTCACGATATTTACTTAATATTTTTGATACGCCTAACAAAGTCGCTGTGTGTGCATCATG
Coding sequences:
- a CDS encoding amidohydrolase gives rise to the protein MLNLWHQEVEDVYDQMVTWRRYLHENPELSFKEVNTARMVGDILAGYGIDVLRNVGGHGVVGTLKGAKPGPTIGLRADMDALPIQEENEVSYKSQIPNVMHACGHDAHTATLLGVSKILSKYRDELNGTVVFIFQPAEEQPPGGAIKMIKEGALRGVDYIFGNHVLSSIKLGNFAVPKGNATTSIDNFALKIKGFGGHSSSPHTASNPIVIGSIIVIQSLVFLNQKLNPAEPVVAAFTRFSSGVAQNVIPSEAILTGTIRTFNQAQRERVEKYFKEIIGYVTRSYGATYELDYEYGYPALVNSEKEAEIVKAALRIRGLKLMDIPPVTASEDFSYYVQKVPGVYFFTGSSTDDPNTQFPHHHPRFNIDERAMKNSAKAFLSIVNYYLIKKKNDE